The window ACCATTTGTTCTTTCGGGGAATTCTGCATATAGTTCCGCAGAATTTCAATAAACATGAGTTCCACCAGTCGAGTCAATAAACACACACTTCCTGGTTGAACACAGTCTGCTTCTTGAATAATGTACTGAACACCAGTTTTCAGAAGCGGTGTAGTCAGATCTGCAAACACTTGAATGTGCATGAACCCTGGCAGACTTTTTAGGAAGGGATGCAGTAGCAGTTGCTCGCATTGCAAAAATCCGCACACTAAGCGAGTTATCTTCCCACCACCGCCATAGGTCAGGGTTGGGGGTTCTTGCCAGGGTGGAGAAGGCAACAATTCGACAATCGGCATCGGTGCTCCCTCAAGGCGATCGCCCAAAATGTGAGCATCTCCGTGCGGAAAAATAATGATATCACCAGGGGAAAGTGCTTGACAGATATCGGTTTTAGCTTTTACCCAGCAGTTACCCTCCGCAACAATATGAAAAGGAACAATATGGGTTGTATCAGACTGGATCGTGTGCGCGAAGTTTGAGCAGGAGGGGGTTTCAATAATCCAGGGAGTCGAAAACTCTGGACGTAGGTCAATGACTCCAGAAAATCGGATGACCCGCAGTATATCTGAAAGTACATCCATAGAGATGATGGGGGCTAGTGGAAGTAACCTGGCTACGCTAGCAGGCATCGCCTGGAGCTTTAGTCAAAAATCCTAGTATTTTAGTCATTGCATATTTAAAGCAAATAGTCAAGTATAGAGTTACAGCTATAGGCAACTTTGGAGAAGTTCTATAAGCCTGAGCAATTCAGGGTGACAAGCTACTGTTCAATGTTACTCAACTCTGATTGCCAGTTTTTTGCGATCGTTGCTTAGTTGCTTAGTTAATCGTAAATATTTGCGATATCTGTTGACCAATTAAAGGAAAATACCATGAAAAAGATGGCTATTGTTATTCGAGATGATGCATATGATCGGCTTTACACGCCATTGACATTTGCTTATGTTGCAGCGAAACAGGGTGTTGAAGTCAACATTTTGTTTGTGCTATGGGCAGTACGGGTTCTGACAGAGCAGGGCGCTAAGGCAGTCAAAATCGCTCACCAGCACGCTACAGAAGAAGAGTGGTTCAAAGACAGAGTGCGGCGTGACGGTGATCCGCTTGCGATCCATGATTTCATCAAGTTGGTGAAACGGACGGGTAATGTGCATTTCTATGGATGTCAACTGGCAGCAGCTACGTTCGATGTGACCCAATCACAGTTTATCCCAGAGGCAGAGGGCATCGTAGATTCGCTCTGGTTCTTGGAAGAGAAAGCGATCAAGGCAGATCACTGTCAGTATTTCTGATGTGGGCTATTGCTCCTCCCAATGTCCCAGCCGTGTGCAAGCAGTATTGTGTTTAGGTGCAGCGAAAGTCGGCTTGATAGGAGTGCGATCGCACTTTTAGCTGGATTATAACTATTTTCAAATTAAACAAACATCACTAAAGACAGAGGAAAATTGGCACAAGTAAGTGGCACTGTGAAGCAATGCCTATAAATAACTACAAAACTTTAAGCAGTACTAGGAGGAATAGTTCGATTTTGAACAAGTTAGTGTTAATTTTCCTTACCCTGCAAACGTCTTTACTCCTATCATTAGTTACTCAATCGGGAGCATCCCAAGTTTTACCCAATCATGCCAAAAGAATGTCTTCATTTAACCTAACTGACCAAAGGTGGAAAAATCGTGTGCTGGTAGTTTTCGCTCCTTCTGACAATAACAATGCCTATGAGCAACAGATACAACTTTTTTCTGAGTACAAAGCTGGTTTTGCAGAAAGAGACTTAGTGCTAGTTCAAGTTTTAGCAGTAGGTAATAATTATGCGAACGAAGAGCAAATAGACGAATCTTCGACTGCCAAGTTGCGCGATCGCTTTGGAATTGGTAAAGAGGATTTTCGCGTCATTTTAGTGGGTAAAGATGGTCGTGTTAAGCGCCGTGACACTGTACCAGTCGAAGCAACAACAATTTTTGATGAAATTGACGCTATGCCTATGCGCCAGCAAGAAATGCAACAGCGAGGTAGAAATTAGCTAAAATTCTACTTATATTTTAAGATGAAGATATTTAAAGTATTAGAATTGTATGTCAGTTAGGCTATAAGAGCTAAATTACAGTGTTCCACATCTTTAATCTTTGTACATAATCGGTGTGCAACGGAGTTGTTAGGTATCATGGTTGAAGTGTAATACGAGATACTCCTCATCAAAGTATGTACCATCAATAAATAAAGCATTACGCTCTAAGCCAAAACGCTCAAAACCCCGTGACCTATAAAGAGAGCAGGCTGCTAAATTGTTTGTAGTGACCGTGAGGACTATCTGTCGCAGACAACCAAGTCGTCGGGCATGGGATAATGCCTCATCAAGAAGCGCGGCTCCAACACCTCGCCTGCGAAACTCAGGCAAAACATACATACTCCAGAGAGAACCAATGTGAGCACGCTTCAAACGGCTCTCGCGTGAGAAGCCGAGCATACCAATAAGTCGATCTCTGTCGCCGAAAGCACCGAAAATGCCATTGGCAGAATCATCATGAGGGCGAAGTCTGGCAGCAAAGTCGGTCAAAGAAAAACAGGATTCCTGCTCATAACTGGAACCAAAAGCCGTCGGTGACTCTCTCAATGCTTGGAGACGCAGGTCACGGTAAACGACGACATCCTGGGAGTTTAGAAATCGGATTTCCATTTCACAAAGCGAGAAAGGATATTTAGAATTTTTCTGGATACTGACCAATTTTGATTGCATGACAACAAGTCTAATCACACGCTTGCCCCAAGTTTTCTTTTGATTATGAAGAGAACTGAGCGATCGCTCCCACTAAAATATGAAACCACACCGTTTTAGCAGTGTGGTGAGGTTTAGAATAACGCTTTTGAAATAGGAGATTTATGTTTATAACGACCATCGCGTCGTGTTATTGGAAACTACAAAGCCCAAATGCAACATTCCGGACAGCAACCAAAATTATTCGGTTGTTTTTATATGAGTACTTGACTTGATTAGAGAAAACCAATAACGGCGCTCCCAAAGGAGCACTGTTTCTTCTATTGGCTTTTGTTTTTTAGTCATTGGTCTTTTGTTACACTTGACTACAAAATCCCAAGCATATGTAATAGACCATGTCCAGTAATTAATTCAATCATCAAGCCAATAAAACCAAGCATGGCAATGCGGCCATTCCACACTTCTGCACTTGTAGTAATTCCCCATTCCCAACGCTCTGGTGGATAGATTTTGACTTTTTTCTTCATTTGGTAGACTTGCGAAAGCTTAATACTGGGAGCTTTGAGGGCATCAACTACCAAGTCTGCTAACGCTTTAATAAATACTGGATGAGTATTAAGAGCAGGTACGCGACGGAAGTTATGAATTCCTGCTTCCTCTGCAATTTCTCGATACTCAAGGTCAATTTCTTCGAGCGTCTCTATATGTTCAGATACGAAACTTATAGGCACTACAACCAAGTCTTTTACGCCTTTTTCTGCTAGTTCTGGGATGGCATCTTCAGTATAGGGTTGCAGCCATTCTACAGGGCCAACACGGCTTTGGTAAGCCAATGTATGAGCATTAGGACGATTGAGTGTCTGCATAATCAAATAGGTGCATTCCTCAATCTCTTGCTGATAAGGGTCACCTGCTTCTTCAACATAA is drawn from Chlorogloeopsis sp. ULAP01 and contains these coding sequences:
- a CDS encoding AraC family transcriptional regulator; translated protein: MPASVARLLPLAPIISMDVLSDILRVIRFSGVIDLRPEFSTPWIIETPSCSNFAHTIQSDTTHIVPFHIVAEGNCWVKAKTDICQALSPGDIIIFPHGDAHILGDRLEGAPMPIVELLPSPPWQEPPTLTYGGGGKITRLVCGFLQCEQLLLHPFLKSLPGFMHIQVFADLTTPLLKTGVQYIIQEADCVQPGSVCLLTRLVELMFIEILRNYMQNSPKEQMVGVLALNDSIIGQALNWIHTDPAHPWTVSELAKQVGVSRSALANRFTELLGQPPMQYLTQWRLQLAAHYLQNTDESIAKIASQVGYESEAAFNRAFKRYTGKPPGTWRHHWGIV
- a CDS encoding DsrE/DsrF/DrsH-like family protein, giving the protein MKKMAIVIRDDAYDRLYTPLTFAYVAAKQGVEVNILFVLWAVRVLTEQGAKAVKIAHQHATEEEWFKDRVRRDGDPLAIHDFIKLVKRTGNVHFYGCQLAAATFDVTQSQFIPEAEGIVDSLWFLEEKAIKADHCQYF
- a CDS encoding DUF4174 domain-containing protein, with product MNKLVLIFLTLQTSLLLSLVTQSGASQVLPNHAKRMSSFNLTDQRWKNRVLVVFAPSDNNNAYEQQIQLFSEYKAGFAERDLVLVQVLAVGNNYANEEQIDESSTAKLRDRFGIGKEDFRVILVGKDGRVKRRDTVPVEATTIFDEIDAMPMRQQEMQQRGRN
- a CDS encoding GNAT family N-acetyltransferase, whose product is MQSKLVSIQKNSKYPFSLCEMEIRFLNSQDVVVYRDLRLQALRESPTAFGSSYEQESCFSLTDFAARLRPHDDSANGIFGAFGDRDRLIGMLGFSRESRLKRAHIGSLWSMYVLPEFRRRGVGAALLDEALSHARRLGCLRQIVLTVTTNNLAACSLYRSRGFERFGLERNALFIDGTYFDEEYLVLHFNHDT